The genome window ACGGTGTTTCGGTTGGTGGTTGCCGCATCGGGTGGGAGGGCCGGGGCCATGATGAGCAGGATCAGGCGCGGGGTGGGCACGTGGGGGCGGACCGTGGTGGCCCGGATGCGGGGGGCCGGGCGGGATGCGGGGGCGGGGTTCGTGGAGTATGCGGGGCTGATGATCATCGTCGCCGCCATCTTCACCATGGTCCACGGCTTGGGTCTCGACAACATCATCTCGCAGGCGATTTTGCGCGCCGTGAACAACGTCACCGGCGGCTGACCCTCACCCAGCGGCTGAACGACCGTGGACAGACCCTCCCTATCTACATCTGGCTGACCGGGATCCTGCTGTTCGCCGCGTTCGCCTTCTTCGCCTTCGCACAAGCAGCGTCTGCCCGCAACGGAGCTCAGTCCGCGGCGGACGCCGCCGCTTTGGCGGCGGCACAGGATGCCCGCGACCAACTGATGGACCGTCTCGAGGCCGTCATCGGGCAGGATGACGACTGGCTGACCTGGTTGGGCGGCAGACTGCCCGCTGACGACGGGACCCCCACCGCCGCCGCGCAGCGATTGGCCGCTGAGAACGACTCGACCGTCGAGGGCGGAATCCAGCCGGTAACCAGGGGTGGCTATCCCGGATTCCAGGTGGCTGTGCGGACGAACTACACGGTGGGTGACTCGGTCATTCCCGGCACGGAGGGCATCCATGCGAGGGCCCATGCCATTGCAGTC of Streptomyces cynarae contains these proteins:
- a CDS encoding pilus assembly protein TadG-related protein; the protein is MNDRGQTLPIYIWLTGILLFAAFAFFAFAQAASARNGAQSAADAAALAAAQDARDQLMDRLEAVIGQDDDWLTWLGGRLPADDGTPTAAAQRLAAENDSTVEGGIQPVTRGGYPGFQVAVRTNYTVGDSVIPGTEGIHARAHAIAVIQPRCDFDSNADPKKPVQLNCDGQIVDIDPKDFKPVDLPDASVLFSVYLAE